A genomic stretch from Ictalurus punctatus breed USDA103 chromosome 2, Coco_2.0, whole genome shotgun sequence includes:
- the rnf44 gene encoding RING finger protein 44 isoform X1, translating into MRPWEIAVNRRPPTAPLNQRSFIGGPCNAPVHLRRRWDCAATTLILSASVFMFRSLKSPPARWQWGQRDRTAAHASPRQDENFPHAAFPQQQHQHQAVPVEEARQYSQAGAPPRMLHPSTHPPQQTSIMVDLHEQMHQGSVPISYTVTTVTTHGFPMHTGQPIPACNAQQLPACSVMFSGQLSLLCCLPPPLIQACTMHHLPVSYQAFPPLISSEHFLLHPSPPVAPHQPPALAPLSHFIPLQPQHPRMPLQRVENEVDLRGEQHHLGTFSYPAAHHPPAAMPPSVPLQYHLPQEPLHQELPFAVPYPHMLPRRGSGQRYRLQQPLPPPPPPPPYYPGFLPYFLSMLPVPPTAVGPAISLDLDVDDVEMENYEALLNLAERLGEAKPRGLMKADIEQLPSYRFNSEKHQSEQTLCVVCFSDFESRQLLRVLPCNHEFHAKCVDKWLKSNRTCPICRADASEVHRDVE; encoded by the exons ATGCGACCATGGGAAATAGCTGTGAATAGGCGGCCGCCAACAGCCCCCTTAAACCAGAGGAGCTTCATCGGGGGTCCCTGCAACGCGCCCGTGCACCTCAGGAGAAGGTGGGACTGTGCTGCTACAACTCTCATTCTTTCAGCAAGTGTGTTCATGTTTCGCTCACTTAAAAG TCCTCCAGCGCGCTGGCAGTGGGGGCAGCGAGACAGAACGGCTGCGCACGCTTCCCCGCGGCAGGATGAGAATTTTCCCCACGCCGCATTCCCTCAGCAGCAGCACCAGCACCAGGCCGTTCCTGTAGAGGAGGCGAGGCAGTACAGCCAAGCCGGCGCCCCACCCCGCATGCTCCATCCGTCCACACACCCGCCGCAGCAGACCTCCATCATGGTGGACCTTCATGAACAA ATGCACCAAGGATCTGTTCCGATATCTTACACAGTTACCACGGTGACGACCCACGGCTTtcccatgcacacagggcagccGATCCCAGCATGCAACGCGCAGCAGCTCCCAGCATGCTCGGTAATGTTCAGCGGACAGCTCTCTCTGCTCTGCTGCCTTCCTCCTCCT CTAATCCAGGCGTGCACCATGCACCATTTACCCGTGTCTTACCAGGCCTTTCCGCCTCTGATCTCCAGCGAGCATTTCCTCCTGCACCCGAGTCCTCCAGTGGCACCGCATCAGCCCCCGGCGCTGGCGCCACTCAGCCACTTCATCCCCCTGCAGCCCCAGCACCCACGCATG CCTCTGCAAAGAGTGGAGAACGAGGTGGACCTGAGAGGAGAGCAGCACCATTTAGGAACGTTCTCGTACCCTGCGGCTCATCACCCACCAGCAGCCATGCCCCCCTCCGTGCCCCTGCAGTACCACCTGCCCCAAGAACCCCTACACCAGGAGCTGCCCTTTGCGGTG CCATATCCACACATGCTGCCCAGGCGTGGGAGTGGCCAGAGGTATCGCTTACAGCAGCCGCtgcctcctcctccccctccaccGCCCTACTACCCCGGCTTCCTCCCTTACTTCCT CTCGATGCTTCCTGTGCCTCCGACTGCTGTGGGTCCGGCTATCAGCTTGGACCTGGACGTGGACGACGTAGAGATGGAGAACTACGAG GCGTTACTGAACCTCGCGGAGAGACTCGGCGAGGCTAAACCTCGAGGACTGATGAAGGCCGACATCGAACAGCTTCCGTCCTACAGGTTCAACTCGGAAAAACACCAATCAGAACAGACCCT GTGTGTCGTTTGCTTTAGTGATTTTGAGTCAAGGCAGCTACTTCGAGTATTACCCTGTAATCACGAGTTTCACGCAAAGTGTGTGGACAAATGGTTAAAG AGTAACCGCACGTGTCCAATCTGCCGTGCGGACGCTTCCGAAGTTCACCGTGACGTGGAGTGA
- the rnf44 gene encoding RING finger protein 44 isoform X2 gives MRPWEIAVNRRPPTAPLNQRSFIGGPCNAPVHLRRRWDCAATTLILSASVFMFRSLKSPPARWQWGQRDRTAAHASPRQDENFPHAAFPQQQHQHQAVPVEEARQYSQAGAPPRMLHPSTHPPQQTSIMVDLHEQMHQGSVPISYTVTTVTTHGFPMHTGQPIPACNAQQLPACSLIQACTMHHLPVSYQAFPPLISSEHFLLHPSPPVAPHQPPALAPLSHFIPLQPQHPRMPLQRVENEVDLRGEQHHLGTFSYPAAHHPPAAMPPSVPLQYHLPQEPLHQELPFAVPYPHMLPRRGSGQRYRLQQPLPPPPPPPPYYPGFLPYFLSMLPVPPTAVGPAISLDLDVDDVEMENYEALLNLAERLGEAKPRGLMKADIEQLPSYRFNSEKHQSEQTLCVVCFSDFESRQLLRVLPCNHEFHAKCVDKWLKSNRTCPICRADASEVHRDVE, from the exons ATGCGACCATGGGAAATAGCTGTGAATAGGCGGCCGCCAACAGCCCCCTTAAACCAGAGGAGCTTCATCGGGGGTCCCTGCAACGCGCCCGTGCACCTCAGGAGAAGGTGGGACTGTGCTGCTACAACTCTCATTCTTTCAGCAAGTGTGTTCATGTTTCGCTCACTTAAAAG TCCTCCAGCGCGCTGGCAGTGGGGGCAGCGAGACAGAACGGCTGCGCACGCTTCCCCGCGGCAGGATGAGAATTTTCCCCACGCCGCATTCCCTCAGCAGCAGCACCAGCACCAGGCCGTTCCTGTAGAGGAGGCGAGGCAGTACAGCCAAGCCGGCGCCCCACCCCGCATGCTCCATCCGTCCACACACCCGCCGCAGCAGACCTCCATCATGGTGGACCTTCATGAACAA ATGCACCAAGGATCTGTTCCGATATCTTACACAGTTACCACGGTGACGACCCACGGCTTtcccatgcacacagggcagccGATCCCAGCATGCAACGCGCAGCAGCTCCCAGCATGCTCG CTAATCCAGGCGTGCACCATGCACCATTTACCCGTGTCTTACCAGGCCTTTCCGCCTCTGATCTCCAGCGAGCATTTCCTCCTGCACCCGAGTCCTCCAGTGGCACCGCATCAGCCCCCGGCGCTGGCGCCACTCAGCCACTTCATCCCCCTGCAGCCCCAGCACCCACGCATG CCTCTGCAAAGAGTGGAGAACGAGGTGGACCTGAGAGGAGAGCAGCACCATTTAGGAACGTTCTCGTACCCTGCGGCTCATCACCCACCAGCAGCCATGCCCCCCTCCGTGCCCCTGCAGTACCACCTGCCCCAAGAACCCCTACACCAGGAGCTGCCCTTTGCGGTG CCATATCCACACATGCTGCCCAGGCGTGGGAGTGGCCAGAGGTATCGCTTACAGCAGCCGCtgcctcctcctccccctccaccGCCCTACTACCCCGGCTTCCTCCCTTACTTCCT CTCGATGCTTCCTGTGCCTCCGACTGCTGTGGGTCCGGCTATCAGCTTGGACCTGGACGTGGACGACGTAGAGATGGAGAACTACGAG GCGTTACTGAACCTCGCGGAGAGACTCGGCGAGGCTAAACCTCGAGGACTGATGAAGGCCGACATCGAACAGCTTCCGTCCTACAGGTTCAACTCGGAAAAACACCAATCAGAACAGACCCT GTGTGTCGTTTGCTTTAGTGATTTTGAGTCAAGGCAGCTACTTCGAGTATTACCCTGTAATCACGAGTTTCACGCAAAGTGTGTGGACAAATGGTTAAAG AGTAACCGCACGTGTCCAATCTGCCGTGCGGACGCTTCCGAAGTTCACCGTGACGTGGAGTGA
- the rnf44 gene encoding RING finger protein 44 isoform X3 encodes MRPWEIAVNRRPPTAPLNQRSFIGGPCNAPVHLRRSPPARWQWGQRDRTAAHASPRQDENFPHAAFPQQQHQHQAVPVEEARQYSQAGAPPRMLHPSTHPPQQTSIMVDLHEQMHQGSVPISYTVTTVTTHGFPMHTGQPIPACNAQQLPACSVMFSGQLSLLCCLPPPLIQACTMHHLPVSYQAFPPLISSEHFLLHPSPPVAPHQPPALAPLSHFIPLQPQHPRMPLQRVENEVDLRGEQHHLGTFSYPAAHHPPAAMPPSVPLQYHLPQEPLHQELPFAVPYPHMLPRRGSGQRYRLQQPLPPPPPPPPYYPGFLPYFLSMLPVPPTAVGPAISLDLDVDDVEMENYEALLNLAERLGEAKPRGLMKADIEQLPSYRFNSEKHQSEQTLCVVCFSDFESRQLLRVLPCNHEFHAKCVDKWLKSNRTCPICRADASEVHRDVE; translated from the exons ATGCGACCATGGGAAATAGCTGTGAATAGGCGGCCGCCAACAGCCCCCTTAAACCAGAGGAGCTTCATCGGGGGTCCCTGCAACGCGCCCGTGCACCTCAGGAGAAG TCCTCCAGCGCGCTGGCAGTGGGGGCAGCGAGACAGAACGGCTGCGCACGCTTCCCCGCGGCAGGATGAGAATTTTCCCCACGCCGCATTCCCTCAGCAGCAGCACCAGCACCAGGCCGTTCCTGTAGAGGAGGCGAGGCAGTACAGCCAAGCCGGCGCCCCACCCCGCATGCTCCATCCGTCCACACACCCGCCGCAGCAGACCTCCATCATGGTGGACCTTCATGAACAA ATGCACCAAGGATCTGTTCCGATATCTTACACAGTTACCACGGTGACGACCCACGGCTTtcccatgcacacagggcagccGATCCCAGCATGCAACGCGCAGCAGCTCCCAGCATGCTCGGTAATGTTCAGCGGACAGCTCTCTCTGCTCTGCTGCCTTCCTCCTCCT CTAATCCAGGCGTGCACCATGCACCATTTACCCGTGTCTTACCAGGCCTTTCCGCCTCTGATCTCCAGCGAGCATTTCCTCCTGCACCCGAGTCCTCCAGTGGCACCGCATCAGCCCCCGGCGCTGGCGCCACTCAGCCACTTCATCCCCCTGCAGCCCCAGCACCCACGCATG CCTCTGCAAAGAGTGGAGAACGAGGTGGACCTGAGAGGAGAGCAGCACCATTTAGGAACGTTCTCGTACCCTGCGGCTCATCACCCACCAGCAGCCATGCCCCCCTCCGTGCCCCTGCAGTACCACCTGCCCCAAGAACCCCTACACCAGGAGCTGCCCTTTGCGGTG CCATATCCACACATGCTGCCCAGGCGTGGGAGTGGCCAGAGGTATCGCTTACAGCAGCCGCtgcctcctcctccccctccaccGCCCTACTACCCCGGCTTCCTCCCTTACTTCCT CTCGATGCTTCCTGTGCCTCCGACTGCTGTGGGTCCGGCTATCAGCTTGGACCTGGACGTGGACGACGTAGAGATGGAGAACTACGAG GCGTTACTGAACCTCGCGGAGAGACTCGGCGAGGCTAAACCTCGAGGACTGATGAAGGCCGACATCGAACAGCTTCCGTCCTACAGGTTCAACTCGGAAAAACACCAATCAGAACAGACCCT GTGTGTCGTTTGCTTTAGTGATTTTGAGTCAAGGCAGCTACTTCGAGTATTACCCTGTAATCACGAGTTTCACGCAAAGTGTGTGGACAAATGGTTAAAG AGTAACCGCACGTGTCCAATCTGCCGTGCGGACGCTTCCGAAGTTCACCGTGACGTGGAGTGA
- the rnf44 gene encoding RING finger protein 44 isoform X4 → MRPWEIAVNRRPPTAPLNQRSFIGGPCNAPVHLRRSPPARWQWGQRDRTAAHASPRQDENFPHAAFPQQQHQHQAVPVEEARQYSQAGAPPRMLHPSTHPPQQTSIMVDLHEQMHQGSVPISYTVTTVTTHGFPMHTGQPIPACNAQQLPACSLIQACTMHHLPVSYQAFPPLISSEHFLLHPSPPVAPHQPPALAPLSHFIPLQPQHPRMPLQRVENEVDLRGEQHHLGTFSYPAAHHPPAAMPPSVPLQYHLPQEPLHQELPFAVPYPHMLPRRGSGQRYRLQQPLPPPPPPPPYYPGFLPYFLSMLPVPPTAVGPAISLDLDVDDVEMENYEALLNLAERLGEAKPRGLMKADIEQLPSYRFNSEKHQSEQTLCVVCFSDFESRQLLRVLPCNHEFHAKCVDKWLKSNRTCPICRADASEVHRDVE, encoded by the exons ATGCGACCATGGGAAATAGCTGTGAATAGGCGGCCGCCAACAGCCCCCTTAAACCAGAGGAGCTTCATCGGGGGTCCCTGCAACGCGCCCGTGCACCTCAGGAGAAG TCCTCCAGCGCGCTGGCAGTGGGGGCAGCGAGACAGAACGGCTGCGCACGCTTCCCCGCGGCAGGATGAGAATTTTCCCCACGCCGCATTCCCTCAGCAGCAGCACCAGCACCAGGCCGTTCCTGTAGAGGAGGCGAGGCAGTACAGCCAAGCCGGCGCCCCACCCCGCATGCTCCATCCGTCCACACACCCGCCGCAGCAGACCTCCATCATGGTGGACCTTCATGAACAA ATGCACCAAGGATCTGTTCCGATATCTTACACAGTTACCACGGTGACGACCCACGGCTTtcccatgcacacagggcagccGATCCCAGCATGCAACGCGCAGCAGCTCCCAGCATGCTCG CTAATCCAGGCGTGCACCATGCACCATTTACCCGTGTCTTACCAGGCCTTTCCGCCTCTGATCTCCAGCGAGCATTTCCTCCTGCACCCGAGTCCTCCAGTGGCACCGCATCAGCCCCCGGCGCTGGCGCCACTCAGCCACTTCATCCCCCTGCAGCCCCAGCACCCACGCATG CCTCTGCAAAGAGTGGAGAACGAGGTGGACCTGAGAGGAGAGCAGCACCATTTAGGAACGTTCTCGTACCCTGCGGCTCATCACCCACCAGCAGCCATGCCCCCCTCCGTGCCCCTGCAGTACCACCTGCCCCAAGAACCCCTACACCAGGAGCTGCCCTTTGCGGTG CCATATCCACACATGCTGCCCAGGCGTGGGAGTGGCCAGAGGTATCGCTTACAGCAGCCGCtgcctcctcctccccctccaccGCCCTACTACCCCGGCTTCCTCCCTTACTTCCT CTCGATGCTTCCTGTGCCTCCGACTGCTGTGGGTCCGGCTATCAGCTTGGACCTGGACGTGGACGACGTAGAGATGGAGAACTACGAG GCGTTACTGAACCTCGCGGAGAGACTCGGCGAGGCTAAACCTCGAGGACTGATGAAGGCCGACATCGAACAGCTTCCGTCCTACAGGTTCAACTCGGAAAAACACCAATCAGAACAGACCCT GTGTGTCGTTTGCTTTAGTGATTTTGAGTCAAGGCAGCTACTTCGAGTATTACCCTGTAATCACGAGTTTCACGCAAAGTGTGTGGACAAATGGTTAAAG AGTAACCGCACGTGTCCAATCTGCCGTGCGGACGCTTCCGAAGTTCACCGTGACGTGGAGTGA